One segment of Lytechinus variegatus isolate NC3 chromosome 13, Lvar_3.0, whole genome shotgun sequence DNA contains the following:
- the LOC121426893 gene encoding transformer-2 protein homolog alpha-like isoform X1, whose protein sequence is MSASAEQEDFEAQVTDSILDEEDDKVQKTADKAIGRSRSRSTSKHKSKSYRSRSRSRSRSRSRSRSYSRSRRRRHRSRSHDRHDRYGGRHRSSRYREGRSHSRSPMSNRRRHHGDRENPKESSCLGVFGLSLYTTERDLRDVYEHYGTLTNVNVVYDHQTGRSRGFAFVMFTSTSDAREARESTNGIEVDGRRIRVDYSITERAHTPTPGVYMGRPTGNKRDRERSYHQRGYHRSPSPHYYRRSPSPYYRRSPSPHYYRRSPSPYYRHHHHHSSSSRRHSYYPRDRSFSPKMRINWENKM, encoded by the exons GAGGCACAAGTGACTGACTCTATCCTAGATGAAGAAGACGACAAGGTCCAGAAAACAGCTGACAAAGCAATAGGCAGGTCCAGGTCTCGATCCACCAGCAAGCATAAAAGTAAATCGTATCGTTCCAGGTCAAGATCCAGGTCTAGGTCTAGGTCCAGATCCCGGTCTTATTCAAGATCAAGGCGTAGGAGGCATCGTTCTCGCAGTCATGATCGACATGACCGTTATGGAGGTCGACATAGATCCTC tcGCTATAGAGAAGGTAGAAGCCATAGTCGTTCCCCAATGTCCAACAGACGTCGTCACCATGGAGACAGG GAAAATCCCAAAGAATCGTCCTGCCTTGGTGTGTTTGGACTCAGCCTGTACACGACAGAACGTGACCTGAGGGATGTGTATGAACACTACGGAACTCTGACCAATGTCAATGTTGTCTATGATCATCAG acTGGAAGATCAAGAGGTTTTGCATTTGTGATGTTCACAAGCACATCTGATGCACGGGAG GCTCGTGAGAGTACAAACGGAATTGAAGTAGACGGTCGTCGCATCCGGGTAGATTACTCTATCACCGAGAGGGCTCATACTCCTACACCAGGGGTCTACATGGGAAGGCCTACAGG AAACAAGCGAGATAGGGAACGGAGTTACCACCAGAGGGGGTACCATCGCTCCCCATCACCACACTACTACCGACGGTCCCCATCCCCGTACTACAGACGTAGCCCTTCACCGCACTACTACCGCCGCTCACCGTCCCCTTATtaccgtcatcaccaccaccacagcAGTAGTAGCAGGAGACACAGCTATTACCCCAGGGATCGTTCTTTCTCGCCAA AGATGAGAATCA ATTGGGAGAACAAGATGTGA
- the LOC121426893 gene encoding transformer-2 protein homolog alpha-like isoform X2: MSASAEQEDFEAQVTDSILDEEDDKVQKTADKAIGRSRSRSTSKHKSKSYRSRSRSRSRSRSRSRSYSRSRRRRHRSRSHDRHDRYGGRHRSSRYREGRSHSRSPMSNRRRHHGDRENPKESSCLGVFGLSLYTTERDLRDVYEHYGTLTNVNVVYDHQTGRSRGFAFVMFTSTSDAREARESTNGIEVDGRRIRVDYSITERAHTPTPGVYMGRPTGNKRDRERSYHQRGYHRSPSPHYYRRSPSPYYRRSPSPHYYRRSPSPYYRHHHHHSSSSRRHSYYPRDRSFSPSRY, from the exons GAGGCACAAGTGACTGACTCTATCCTAGATGAAGAAGACGACAAGGTCCAGAAAACAGCTGACAAAGCAATAGGCAGGTCCAGGTCTCGATCCACCAGCAAGCATAAAAGTAAATCGTATCGTTCCAGGTCAAGATCCAGGTCTAGGTCTAGGTCCAGATCCCGGTCTTATTCAAGATCAAGGCGTAGGAGGCATCGTTCTCGCAGTCATGATCGACATGACCGTTATGGAGGTCGACATAGATCCTC tcGCTATAGAGAAGGTAGAAGCCATAGTCGTTCCCCAATGTCCAACAGACGTCGTCACCATGGAGACAGG GAAAATCCCAAAGAATCGTCCTGCCTTGGTGTGTTTGGACTCAGCCTGTACACGACAGAACGTGACCTGAGGGATGTGTATGAACACTACGGAACTCTGACCAATGTCAATGTTGTCTATGATCATCAG acTGGAAGATCAAGAGGTTTTGCATTTGTGATGTTCACAAGCACATCTGATGCACGGGAG GCTCGTGAGAGTACAAACGGAATTGAAGTAGACGGTCGTCGCATCCGGGTAGATTACTCTATCACCGAGAGGGCTCATACTCCTACACCAGGGGTCTACATGGGAAGGCCTACAGG AAACAAGCGAGATAGGGAACGGAGTTACCACCAGAGGGGGTACCATCGCTCCCCATCACCACACTACTACCGACGGTCCCCATCCCCGTACTACAGACGTAGCCCTTCACCGCACTACTACCGCCGCTCACCGTCCCCTTATtaccgtcatcaccaccaccacagcAGTAGTAGCAGGAGACACAGCTATTACCCCAGGGATCGTTCTTTCTCGCCAA GTCGATACTAA